In Arachis hypogaea cultivar Tifrunner chromosome 17, arahy.Tifrunner.gnm2.J5K5, whole genome shotgun sequence, a single window of DNA contains:
- the LOC112766856 gene encoding probable O-methyltransferase 3 produces MEFQSGEKADHAKFLKAHSHVWNHIFSSINSMSLKCAVELGIPDAIHNYGKPMPLSQLIASLPIHPSKASFIHRLMRILIHSGIFVTENVINNNNEVEIGYVLTDSSMFLLKNNPFSVTPLMLIKLGPTVTKAWHHLSDWFKNDDLTAFETAHGMTFWEYTDSVPKYGQSFIDAMASDSRFVSSLLLDDKCKRVFEGLESLVDVGGGTGTVAKAIAESFPNLKCSVFDLPSVVAGLQGTDNLEYIAGDMFADPIPPSHAILLKWILHNWNDEECVKILKKCKEAIMQKRKGGKVIIIDMVVEDDDKKGCYDQSLETQLFFDMLMMMLFSGKERNKREWSNLIVSAGFTDYKITPILGLRSIIEIYP; encoded by the exons ATGGAATTCCAAAGTGGAGAGAAGGCTGATCATGCCAAATTTCTTAAAGCTCACAGCCACGTGTGGAATCATATTTTTAGTTCCATAAACTCTATGTCTCTTAAATGTGCAGTTGAGCTAGGCATACCTGATGCCATACACAATTATGGCAAACCCATGCCTCTCTCACAACTCATTGCTTCATTGCCAATTCATCCATCAAAAGCCTCCTTCATCCATCGCTTGATGAGAATCTTGATCCATTCCGGCATCTTTGTTACCGAAAATGTTATCAATAATAATAACGAGGTTGAAATTGGGTATGTTCTAACCGATTCATCTATGTTCCTACTTAAGAACAACCCCTTCAGTGTGACACCTTTGATGCTGATCAAACTTGGTCCCACCGTGACAAAGGCATGGCATCATTTGTCTGATTGGTTCAAGAACGACGATCTCACAGCATTTGAGACGGCACATGGAATGACGTTTTGGGAGTATACTGACAGCGTGCCTAAATATGGCCAATCCTTCATTGACGCCATGGCAAGTGATTCTCGATTTGTTAGTAGTCTGTTACTTGATGATAAGTGCAAGAGAGTGTTTGAGGGATTGGAATCGCTGGTTGATGTTGGTGGAGGCACTGGGACTGTTGCAAAGGCCATCGCCGAATCATTCCCAAACTTGAAGTGCTCCGTGTTTGATCTCCCAAGTGTTGTTGCTGGCTTGCAAGGAACTGACAACCTTGAATACATTGCAGGCGACATGTTCGCTGATCCTATTCCTCCTTCTCATGCCATTTTGTTGAAG TGGATTTTGCATAACTGGAACGATGAGGAATGCGTGAAAATATTGAAGAAATGCAAGGAGGCAATCATGCAAAAAAGGAAAGGAGGGAAGGTGATTATCATAGACATGGTTGTGGAGGATGATGACAAGAAAGGTTGTTACGATCAATCACTTGAAACACAGCTCTTCTTTGACATGCTTATGATGATGTTATTCTctggaaaagaaagaaataaaagagaatgGAGCAACTTAATTGTTTCTGCTGGTTTTACTGACTATAAGATAACCCCAATTCTTGGATTGAGGTCAATCATTGAGATCTATCCATAG